One region of Brassica napus cultivar Da-Ae chromosome A10, Da-Ae, whole genome shotgun sequence genomic DNA includes:
- the LOC106369522 gene encoding uncharacterized protein At2g29880-like yields MKILKTKYLNAAELLRFSSGFGWDSTTKRFTASKEVWAEYLKAHPKFKKFRDEIFEEFDDLKLIFDKNIATGTNAIGLGETTDAQTVRVAETEKEQANCGEEFSFDVQQNYESQSSFFCSPSDDTLEKLPLRKRQKTSPLNKGDDLFTQKESVEEADELNTLTTITQKLYNLIEERETRQKQEAEQREAEKKKNNLWEAVKEVSDLEEHVRFDAVKLINQLGMKDVFISMSVDERYGWIKHNVIGF; encoded by the exons ATGAAGatcttgaaaacaaaatatctaaaCGCGGCTGAACTTCTTCGTTTTAGTTCTGGATTTGGATGGGATTCAACCACAAAAAGGTTTACAGCTTCAAAAGAAGTATGGGCTGAATATCTAAAG gcaCATCCTAAGTTCAAAAAGTTTCgtgatgaaatatttgaagaatTTGATGATCTCAAACTTATATTTGACAAGAATATAGCGACGGGTACGAATGCTATTGGTTTAGGTGAAACTACTGATGCACAAACAGTTAGAGTTGCAGAAACAGAAAAGGAGCAAGCAAATTGTGGTGAAGAGTTTTCTTTTGATGTCCAACAAAACTATGAATCACAATCATCTTTTTTTTGCAGTCCTTCAGACGATACTTTGGAAAAGCTTCCTTTAAGAAAGAGACAAAAAACTAGTCCTCTTAACAAAGGTGATGATCTGTTCACTCAAAAAGAAAGTGTAGAAGAAGCTGACGAGCTGAATACTTTGACAACCATCACTCAGAAACTCTACAATTTGATAGAAGAAAGAGAGACAAGACAAAAACAAGAAGCTGAGCAAAGAGAagcagagaaaaagaaaaataatctaTGGGAAGCAGTCAAAGAAGTTTCTGATTTGGAAGAACATGTACGTTTTGATGCCGTTAAGCTGATCAATCAATTAGGAATGAAAGACGTATTCATTAGCATGTCTGTTGATGAACGTTACGGATGGATTAAGCATAACGTGATAGGATTTTGA